Below is a window of Spodoptera frugiperda isolate SF20-4 chromosome 13, AGI-APGP_CSIRO_Sfru_2.0, whole genome shotgun sequence DNA.
GAGTAGGTACTATTATTATGCAACCACAACTACCAAAAGACATCAACTTctgaacataggccttctcCAATTACTTCCAAATAAACAGAAGTAGTTATTTAAGAAGTAGTTATTTAACACAAAGACATAAGTAAATATTCGTGCTCTCAGAtaaacctcactcactcaaacACTAACTTACTCAGACTCACTCACTCGATAAACTATTACTACCCCCTTAAATCAACCATAAAACGATCCGCAGTGTTTATACagcagggaatcgaacctaaaCCAAATTGATCGTTAACTttttatagttacatttttaatatcttcATATTCATAATCttgttgtaattaaaatttcgCGGTATGGAGTATTTTATGCCttgattatgttatttatatttattttagcggTGAATTAAGATGGTAGGTATTTTAATAGGTTCATATTATTAAGATGGTTCATTAGAAGAGGTAAGCAGGGGTGCACTTATTACATGACGTAGGTAACGACCACTCTTTGCCAGGACTCAGAGAGTATGTGCCATAATGGCTCTATTGCTAatttcgttggtcgagtggtcgcaagctcTACTGCCGGACAAGAGTAGTTTCAGTTTAAAGTTCAAGTTCGTTTCTCaggccgggcaaagtattttactgaacttttttcagtttttcgaagaTTTCTCAGTAGTGATTGCCATATTATTTGCTTATAActttttgattatattataatagacctataacacaaatggtgaatagtggatGTACGTTTTATAGCGTCATTACGtaccgcaatgtgcacctctgcgtactctttcgaggataaaaggcgcgacctTATAAATTTCGTTCTAATTATGAAGAGTTTAAAAAAGTGTAAGTGTCTATCCAGGACTCGGCGTCGATCCAGGACTTGGTTAAAAACTTACTAAGGATCCTGGACAGGGGCCTCTCATTAGGCAGTTGAACTTACAGTCACCTGATCATAACACAATCgcttattttgttaattaaattgacGTTTACAAGGAAACCATTACGTATTTGCGGCGTTCCTCTAACCAGTAGTCAAGAAACCGTTATTCCTTCCCTCCAAAAACTTATACAAACATtatcataaacaaaacaataacaatcgCTAACTTCCTATCTCAAATTGGACTAAATTCCAACTAAAAAACTTCATTCGTctcaatcacaaaaaaataacaaagcgCGCGGCAAAAAACTACACAGACGACCTCTAGCGTCCATATTTCACACTAATTATGTGAGGTGACGTCAAGAATAAAATCGATTATACAAACTGTGAAgtttttgatgcgatttttacaaaacaataaataatgtcgAATGGCAGGTGAGGACAGCAGTGTGGGACACTTgagaactaacaaaaaaatctttttatgtcTTGTGATTTTGGTCAACTTTatcttttaacaaaatatagacCTCTCGCTCTTGGTGTACCGTGAAATAGTTCACTTTGGGATGTTATGAGAGCTGTTGTTACCACCTCAAGAATGTTATCATCTGAACAAAACTACTAACGACTCAGAATCAGAGTCTTTAGGGTATATTTACAGGTCTTAGGTACAATTTCCACCTTAAAAATATCATCTGAACAAAACTGCTACTACTACCAACTCAGAATCAGAGTCTTCAGATATATTTACAggacataggtaggtataggtaattTTCAAATACGCAAGACATAAAATGTCCACTGCTTCAGATAGGCCTCCTCCAATAACTTCCAGATCCATTAGTTGACAACGCCTTGCATCCAGCGTGTGCCTACGACCTTTACTACTTAATCTATCCACCTTATAGGATTATAAAAATCTCATTCCATATTGCTAACAtcttaattctaatttttaaacaaaaatccaCATGGGTGTCAACAGCTCTAAAGCGATCCAAAGGTGCAggtaaaagtatatttttttagcaatgTTTTTTGGTAGCAACGTTACCTCGAGATCGTTAAGTGAAAAAGGACCTGTTTCGGCTCTTTTGTGGCCAATGTTAGTAGCCGGTAGCCGACGATACGACACTGCTATTATCAGCCTAATTAATCGTACCAACGGACGAATTTTAATGTATATGGAATTGAGATAGACTGAAGGAGCAATCTCGGCTAATTTGCGCGCGGACGCAAATTGGCGCAACGGTATATTCCAGTGTATAATGTTCTTTGAGTAGACTGGCTGGTGAGTTAAGATTCGATTCCGATGTCGGGTAAAGTATCATTAAGGACTGCTGTTAATCTGGGATTGTGGCTAGTAGGAAAGTTTACAAGGCTTGCCCTATATTTTATGGGACTCATAAGTCGCTAAAAttggataaaaaattaaatatgtatgtaataaaaaaataattgtccgtcagtctgtctatcagtgaactTAGGTGCACGTTTCAAAGTGTaagtagcttcgaatggagaagaatgggCAAGAAACTCCACAACTCCTTCAAACCGTACCTATTTTCAAATCCTAATTATGATGTTCTCAATAAAAGATAAATTGCTTTCTTGTTTGCTATTCCTTAATTGGctttataataaattgaatagATTTTAAAATCTAAATGTTTAGCGCGATATAGAGCTGTGTGTAATGGACTCAATTAGTTACTATCCATCTTTCTGTTACGGCAATCAGCAAATTAAATGCAAATTGATTGATGttacttatttcattttgttttgtgatacTTTTGGCGTGAAGTGTAAATGAACTTAAGAGTTTTTTGTCATATACGAATtgatttctttcttcttttcatATACAAAAATGTCGTCATCTTATTATTCCTGGTCAACACAAGCTACACACTTAGGAGTCGCTACAAtatccttttttttaaaaaaaaactttgcgtcacactaggattttctcctgtatcgtggatgcgtttacacacatacaagttcacataacaATCGACTCGAATGCACgattggcgtggtggctggacaactgactgccgtgcaacgtgtagccggTTCAAATCTCGCCCGGAAAAACACtttgtgttccacaaattgttgtttcgggtctaggtgtcatgtgtaccaACACTTCCCACTTTCAATGACCAATACACCAAATTAAAACTTAGAAACACTTCATTGCTTTAACCATTTTATCACAACACGTATATCATAATCTTGTATCACGAAAATCGACACAAACTCTAAACAAAACGGCTACACTGTCGACTGTCGTGTGtcgcaaaataaacaaataaataaataaaataaagcagtgTTTGATGACAGTGGCGTTATATATCGCGACATTGTTCCATGCTTTATGGGGCCCATATCAAATTGGTAGCCATGGGCACTGGGCAGGCATCGGCGGTGTGTGCTCATATGTTGCGAGAAACGACGGATTTTctaacaaataaatgtaatgtttggGTTATGTTATTGAAGAGCTTAATATGTACAATTATTGCGATTGAGTATACGAGATACCAAAGTTCATTACAATCTGTTTTGTAGGTAGTTTTATAAAGGATTGGACGGCGCGGTAAAAACGCTTTCAAGATCTATTTTGTTCCTTCTAAGGCTTTTATAGGAAAGTTTGaaaatgacatttttattacgGTAATGCAATATTCCCAATGGTCAGTCCTCTAAGGACAGACCCTTTTTGCTCTTAAAAAGCTGTTGCTGAAGAAAGAGCTTTAGATATTAGGTACGGATAGAGATACTATACCATTACTACCTTAACAATACTTATTAcctataagaaataaataatattcctaAACTCCACAGTCACATcgattataacaattaaaatcaaCCATCTTTTGCCGAAgaatttatagataaaaaaccCATAAGTTTCCCATCTACACAAGTCTACAGCCATAACCTCTCCTCACATTAACTCGCTCCGACTGAACGACAAAACATGATTAATGTCCTAATAAAAACGTTCCaataaaaattcattcacattattaattctaatattattgtccagaacctttttttttataaaaaagtcccCGAGAATGCTACTCTTGTGCTTCTATTTGGGGATCAATGAAATCGTTAGCCACACTCGGAGATTAAGAAAGGTCAGTTTGGAAAACTATTGTTGTCATGCACTTTTAGTATTGCCGACTCAATGTTGGAATCCTTATATATACCACTAGctacccgccccagcttcgtatgggtgtattgtacatataaaccttcctcttgaatcactttatctactaaaaataaccgcatcaaaatccgttgcgttgttttaaagatttaagtatacaaagggacataggaacagagaaagcgactttgttttatactatgtaatgaaGAGCGTTAGATGTGGGATCTACACGTATGTGTATTGTTGCAAATCTAGTCATGATATAAGCCTAAGATACTACGCAGCAAAACTTTTTTCTCATAAAACCAATATATTTAAatcttaacataaaaatagtgttacatatacaaaaataacttgtaactaacataattaaatacactTTGTCATTTCAGATTACAATTTCTCATTTCGGTCGCTCTGACACAGACTTTGACTTCATATGCGATAGATATACTGTCCAGATGAAGCTAGCGGCGCTTACGAAGATAATCCTATTGTTTTCTgcgataaaataaaagtttaacgTCTGTACCAAGGGCCAGTAAAACACTCCCGTCTTGTAGGTCGGCCAGAACTTCTCTTTCACCTCCGTAACGCAAGCGCTGATCGGTTTCATTTCGAGTAAACTCATTCCGAAGTAGAAATAGGTTAATGCTAGGGGACCGTAAGTTATCTGTTCGATGGCAGCTCTCTTTATAGCAGACACAATACAGTTCTTCCTGAAGAACCGACTAGTGTACTTCATCCAGCAGTAGAACACAGGAGACATGCAGAAAGCTCCGAAGAACCCGAAGCGAGCAGCCCGGGCCCAGTCCGCCTGGTCTATGGTCGTTCCACGTTCCAAATACTCCTGGGTTATGCTGCACGTCGGCCAGATGATGGCATACGACACCATGCCACGGACCATTGGATACTGTTCCGGTAAATGACGGATTTTCGTCAAAGCACCCATTTTTACTTAATGTGAACTTTGTTTGTTGATACAAAAATGCTTGGTTTTAAACTTTGAGTGATGTTTGTCTGTCATTCTTTGAAATATAGCTTGTGGGTTGTCAAagagtaagtaggtactattataCTCTTTGGTCCCGAAGACTTGAGCTAAATAATTCAACCTTCGACTAAGCACATGTCGCCTAATGATATACTATGATGCGGTCAACGATGGAGCAATCTGGATAAGCAATCCATTTACCTACTCCGAGTAAATCTTAAATGTACCAACCAAACCACTAaatgaaaaaacattttgtttacccATTAACCATATCTTCAAAAAACTTCTGACTTTCGAACGATCCCGTAATTTCAAACAAACCCAGTAATTCTACTAAACACAAGAACATGATTATTTGTTAGCACACAAAACGTGACATCGAATTACCTATTTAGTAATCTTAGCGTAGAATCGATTGCCCACCCACAGTGCCGTGAGCTTAGAACAATCGAATAATTCGATTATTATTCGATTATTTGGCTCGAGTGAATCGATTCGGTGATCCTCTTTGAGATTGGGACGATGATTCGGCGAAATATGACGCGCGTGCGGTCGCGGCACATGATTAGTcaattaattactaattaatctgattgtttatttgtttaggtTGTGGTGGCCAAATATTGCTTTGactatatcaaaaaataaattaataaaaaagttcctGATGGTTTTATAACTCATTTGTATGAAGTAAAAGttgttgtttgtattatttgttcTAATTATGTCGTCATAGTAAAACTGTAGTAAAAAGTACCTACTAGTATCTAAGTTACTACCTTAATTTACACTCATATCAATACCAagagataataaaattttaaatattatcaacTTTTTAACTACGCACCTAATCCAATTTAGGAACGCACATATTTTACTAAGAAagctatttattaattttttgctTTCAAGTTCAACTACTATTAATAAATCAGTAAAAATGTGtagtacaatttatttaataacatttttactgtacaatttatttaataacatttttactgTTCAAAAACTTATACCCTAGCGCCATCAACTGGCATtttctgaaaaaatattactgcAATTTATTGCCATCTCGTGGAATTTCTCGGAACTTTCTGAAGATAACGCCATCTATGCACAATGCCGTAAACTATTACACAAGACTGATAGTTTAGTGGTTCATAAAACGGTAACTAGATGGCGCTAAAGAGGcacataattttagtttagCTATTCGATAACAGATGGCAGTGTGTGGTGTAAAATGAATGTTtcttagtttttatattatatttcgaaaattaagctcacaatgtataaaaatactatcgtaataaaaaaaagtcattcaaacaatatttcagTTTCTTTCATCGAGCCGTCATAACCACGGGTCATAACAATGTACAAAATTCTAAGAGTGACCTTTGgttaaattaaagaaaagtgAAAGATTCCCGGGAAAATCCAAGTAGTGTGGAATaacacaacatatttttttcggtTACAGTTCAGGTTCAGTATTACAGATCTAAACATAGGAAGTTAAGTCAAAATACCGTCGCCGCTAGTTTCTGTAATCCGTGGGCGCCGTAGCtgaaatcttattttattttttttgtttatataaaaaaccttgtcccacattaggattttctcctgtgtcgtgggtgcgtttaccacatacaagttaacatacacatcacgcccagacccggaacaacaatctgtggatcacacaaagagttgttccgtgcacggcagccagttgcccaaccaccgcgccaaccgtgcagtcaaagacAGAAATCGACAtggaagatatttttttcaataagtaTTATTCTTACACGATTATCgctcttgcaaccactcgaccaccACGAATAACATCACGCCAAATAATAcaacataggtaggtaagtaggtcTCTATCACTCTTCGATACGGAGTACGGACCCTCAAAAGTAGTCCTTTTTTACGAACAAAATGTGAGAGAAAACAACCACTTGAGTGTTTTAAGTACATCGTAAACTCGCTACTTTATTGCTAAACTTGTGACAAGATGGTCGATTAAGTAATTCTTGCATTTTTAGCAATCTTCGACAACAACTTAACATATTttcgttatttaatttatggcCAATTTCCATGTCAACGTGTGACTAAGTGAGAGCCAATAAAGACTGAATTatgatattgttataaaaaatagaattagttaattgattttttggtgagaaaaagttaaaatatagaCAGTCTCGTTGGAAGTAGGTATGGTATGGTCCCAAGATTTAGGAGCGATAGGTAACAGAGTTGGTTGTACCTAAGTAGAGGTAGCATGGCACAAATGTATCAGCAGTATGGCCGTATGTTCGCATCagagtaaatttaaaattaaaaaagtttagttATGTTAATCATATCGAATATTCATATCATTTGCAAAGAATACGTAACATCGCCTGGTGTAAGGATTAAGGAAGTAATATTTtatcctatgtcgtgggtgggtttatacctatacatacaaaTCCACtgacacatcacacccagacccagaaccacaatttgtggatcacatattAAGTTGTTGACTAAGCCAACCGCGCAGTCACAGACTGAAAAGTCCACCTCTACTTGTACTGGCTAGCAGCTTCAGAAAATTCTAAGCGTAACTttatacgcaacgtcacgccttttatccgcgaaggtgtagccagaggtgcacatgATAGCACGTAAtgcagtgtacacccacttttcacctttaactttacctatatttaaacatttatccTAATCTTTGTTACCTACCTTTTGTCATATATTGGCAATTGGCTCCCATGCAATGTCTAGCAGGTTCGATTCACGCACTGAGCAAagctttgtgtgatacacaaattgtgaTTTCGGGTATGGGtgccatgtgcatgtgaaattgcatgtttgtaaacgcacccacgacacaggagacaatcctagtggtGCAACGCTTGGTAAAAATGGTAGGTAACATTTATCGATTATTGATTACCACATTAAACCCAACTGAGCAATCTAAAGGGGTAGCACCCCGGTCCGGTCTGTatgatttatgaaaatgtaaacaTATTGTGCTATAGATAGGTAATTAGATCTGATTGTCGAACAAACACACGACACACATTATGTATGTGTTCAGCCCATCAGACACGATGTTCGACCGGCCGTGACCTTACCGACTGGTCgacattaatttttatgttattaaaatctgtctgacatatttttttcatgagCTTTATTCAGGACAATGCGCATATCTTATAGAAACGCGTTTATTATATTactgatttaattatatttttttctattgtttttcaCATAATATCTATTAACGTTAGTTTTTAAGCTCAAtgttactaacaaaattatggacatggtctgaaataaatgattaattttaaattaaattatattataattcaattataatatataattatcacACTTTACTAAAGGAAGGATACttagatgttatttttacagAATTTGCACCAAATTACTCAACTTGAGCATTGAACTCGAAACGAAACCTCTCACTTGAGTATCGTTCTTACAACCACTCAACCAAAGAGGCAGCAAGAAGAAATATCTAAATAAGTAGTTGTccaaaaaacacacacaattaaaaaagaacaaataattaaaaattccaACGACTCCATAAAAATCCGTAAGAAcccattaaattttttattacgaAATTAAAACCCCACTAAAATTAACAACACTTGCTACCGAAACACCTTTTTCACCAAACTCGAACAAGTTGCACaaaagtacctataaaaatatcattgcCATCGGACTCGTGTCAAAAAGTCGTAAAAGTCGGCATTGCGTTCCGACTTCTTCCGACTTTTTTTCGCAGTTTGTAACTCGAAACTTTTGTAAGAAATTGTAATTTGAACTCGTCTATGAAACAATGGTagctgttgttttattttttgtatctgTCTCTagcattgatatttttttaagaagtgCAACTATGTATTGCGTAACACTGATTCGTGTTTGGGTCCGATTCCTGAATCTGACAAaatgagtaagtagtcaactcggaccacatgcctacggcccatttgggacgagttggggaaattaaaaataaattaaagttttagtggtcaactcgtcccactttttttttgtatggatctttaaactttatcaatgtttggtacagttagcaacacaagattaaaatattttttttattgttttgtttctttactttcgttttatttatagattatttcatattaaaacatccttacgaagtaagaacctcttttttagtgtcggttaaataatttattaaatcaatttattttagcaatcgcacaaattcatgtgttatccaaaattactaagaatagtaaacatgtgtggct
It encodes the following:
- the LOC118270603 gene encoding mpv17-like protein; the protein is MGALTKIRHLPEQYPMVRGMVSYAIIWPTCSITQEYLERGTTIDQADWARAARFGFFGAFCMSPVFYCWMKYTSRFFRKNCIVSAIKRAAIEQITYGPLALTYFYFGMSLLEMKPISACVTEVKEKFWPTYKTGVFYWPLVQTLNFYFIAENNRIIFVSAASFIWTVYLSHMKSKSVSERPK